In Chloroflexota bacterium, the DNA window GGATAGCATTGTTTAATAAATTATGCAACACTTGGGTCAGGCGGGCCTGATCGGCGGAAATCGGAGACGATGGCTCAAGAATTTCAACATGTAACCGGATATTTTTTGCATCTGTAATCGGGCGGAAGACGGCGGCAATCTCCTGCACCCAGGGGAGAGTATCCACCTCTGAGATATTTAGCGACAACTCCCGGGCCTCGGCTTGAGCCAATTCGCGCAGATCATCCACCAGGCGCGCCAGATGTCGGGTCTGGTCGTAGAGACGGGCGATTTCGACTTTATCAAGTTCGTAAACATCATCGAGGATGGCACGCAGGTTTCCCTGGATGACGGAAATGGGAGTGCGCAGTTCGTGGGCTACATCGTTGAGCAGATTACTGCGCAAGGTTTCGGCCTGTTCGAGTTGGTTGGCCATTTCGTTAAAGGCCAGCGCTACAGTTTTGATCTCGTCGGAGCCGCGTACTTCTACGCGCCGACTGAGGTCTTTTTCGCCAATGGCTTTGGCAGCATCGGCAAGTTTATTGAGTGGCGCTGTCAGACCGCGCGTGCTGAGCACCCCGATGGTTACACCGAGGGCGGTTATCGCAGCAAAAAATTTTAAGAACTCTGGAGCGAAATCTCGCCCGGCGATTCGCACAAAGGATTCGGGGTGGTAAACAAGGCGCTCGTCAGAATCGTTATTGAAGGTATGCATCCCCCCGGGGCCGCCAGGCATCCCGAAATTACGCGTGGCGATCCCGATCATCATCGGAATCATAATCAAAAAAATGACGATTCCCACAAAGGTCAGGCTGATTCGAATCCATAGACGGTTCATTTGAAATTCTCTTCCAGCCGGTAGCCCACGCCGTACACCGTTTGGATGAAGGTAGGGGTTGCCGGATCGGGTTCAATTTTACGGCGCAAATTTTTGATATGACTATCCAGGGCGCGCCCCATACCTTCGAAGCCATAACCCAGAGCCTTGTCCATTAACTCATCGCGGGTGAAAACATAACCGGGATGTTCCATTAAAACGCGTAGCAGCTCAAATTCAGAAGGAGTAAGATCAATCAGGCCGTCGCTGCTTTTGAGTTGCCGCCTGCCGGTATCGAGGCTCAGCGCGCCAACTTGCAATAACTGGGGTGCGGTTGTGCCGCGCTCCAGAGAGCTGCGCCGCAACAGGGCGCGCACGCGGGCTACCACTTCGCGCGGATTGAATGGCTTGGTGATATAGTCATCGGCCCCAATTTCCAGCCCGACAATTTTATCGCTGTCTTCAACGCGCGCCGTGAGCATAATAATGGGCAGCCCGGAAAGATGCGCATCGCCTCGAATGATGCGCGTAATATCCCAGCCATCCCGGTCGGGAAGCATCAGGTCGAGTACTAGCAAATCTGGTTTTTCGCGGCGCAAGATGTGCAGCGCGTTTTCGCCATTCTGCGCGCTGAATACAGCGTACCCGGCTTTTTCCAGGTACGAGCGCACCAGACGTAAAATATCTTTATCGTCATCAACAACCAGAATGCGTTCCATGGGTAGCACCATTATATCCAAC includes these proteins:
- a CDS encoding response regulator transcription factor, which gives rise to MERILVVDDDKDILRLVRSYLEKAGYAVFSAQNGENALHILRREKPDLLVLDLMLPDRDGWDITRIIRGDAHLSGLPIIMLTARVEDSDKIVGLEIGADDYITKPFNPREVVARVRALLRRSSLERGTTAPQLLQVGALSLDTGRRQLKSSDGLIDLTPSEFELLRVLMEHPGYVFTRDELMDKALGYGFEGMGRALDSHIKNLRRKIEPDPATPTFIQTVYGVGYRLEENFK
- a CDS encoding HAMP domain-containing protein yields the protein MNRLWIRISLTFVGIVIFLIMIPMMIGIATRNFGMPGGPGGMHTFNNDSDERLVYHPESFVRIAGRDFAPEFLKFFAAITALGVTIGVLSTRGLTAPLNKLADAAKAIGEKDLSRRVEVRGSDEIKTVALAFNEMANQLEQAETLRSNLLNDVAHELRTPISVIQGNLRAILDDVYELDKVEIARLYDQTRHLARLVDDLRELAQAEARELSLNISEVDTLPWVQEIAAVFRPITDAKNIRLHVEILEPSSPISADQARLTQVLHNLLNNAIQHTPEGGTITVQVEQRPKHFFLRVNDTGEGIPQEHLPHIFNRFYRADPARTRETGGTGLGLAISRAIVEAHNGELNVSSEGVGKGSEFVIQLPSHT